A genomic stretch from Vibrio neptunius includes:
- a CDS encoding chalcone isomerase family protein — MDYVGRGIVSVLLVSASAKATMASDDKWQEWRKVGSAQLTFLFFDVYQSQLFTPTGEYILGKDISPHPLALSIKYQRDISQKQLVDATREQWDKLGYSDTGPWVTQLERIFPDVKDGQQLTYVSDGDTGRFFFSSQNDQNRLIGSINDPLLNDAFLAIWLSPQTQYPKLRQDLIGAR, encoded by the coding sequence ATGGACTACGTTGGTAGGGGGATCGTTAGCGTCTTGTTGGTCAGCGCAAGCGCAAAAGCCACCATGGCTAGCGACGATAAATGGCAGGAATGGCGTAAAGTCGGGAGCGCACAGCTTACTTTTCTCTTTTTCGACGTTTACCAATCTCAGCTCTTCACCCCGACTGGTGAGTATATTCTCGGCAAAGATATCTCACCACACCCACTGGCTTTATCTATTAAATATCAACGAGACATCAGCCAGAAACAGTTGGTTGATGCCACGAGAGAGCAATGGGACAAGTTAGGGTACTCTGATACGGGCCCTTGGGTGACTCAGCTCGAGAGGATTTTTCCCGATGTTAAAGATGGCCAACAGCTGACTTATGTCTCTGATGGTGACACTGGGCGATTCTTTTTTTCGTCACAAAATGACCAAAACCGGTTGATTGGTTCAATCAATGATCCACTTCTGAACGACGCATTTCTAGCGATATGGCTATCCCCACAAACACAGTACCCCAAGTTAAGACAAGACCTCATTGGAGCGAGATAA
- a CDS encoding DUF3833 domain-containing protein → MRKIKMLIVVGLLTLLTGCSTDISEYKGSTPAFNLFEYFEGEVTAWGMVQDYTNKQQRRFKVDIVGSIDGDTLTLVEDFEFDDGELDQRIWKIKRLSDNTYEGEAGDILGVARGKEEGNALHWVYDFELVVDGSTITVAFDDWLFRQDETHVFNITSIRKFGIEVGKITLFFQKVDS, encoded by the coding sequence ATGCGAAAGATTAAAATGCTGATTGTTGTTGGCTTATTAACGCTATTAACCGGGTGCTCTACGGATATATCGGAATACAAAGGCAGTACACCTGCCTTCAATCTGTTTGAGTATTTTGAAGGAGAGGTGACAGCTTGGGGAATGGTTCAGGATTATACCAACAAGCAGCAACGTCGTTTTAAAGTTGATATTGTCGGCAGTATCGATGGTGATACCCTAACTCTTGTCGAAGACTTTGAGTTCGATGACGGCGAGCTTGACCAAAGGATTTGGAAAATCAAGAGACTCAGCGACAATACCTACGAAGGAGAAGCTGGAGACATCTTAGGTGTCGCACGAGGCAAAGAAGAGGGTAATGCATTGCACTGGGTCTATGACTTTGAGCTTGTCGTCGACGGTTCTACAATAACGGTCGCGTTTGATGATTGGTTGTTCAGACAAGACGAGACTCATGTATTCAATATCACGAGCATACGAAAGTTCGGTATTGAGGTTGGCAAAATTACGTTGTTCTTTCAAAAAGTCGACAGTTAG
- the purB gene encoding adenylosuccinate lyase, translated as MELSALTAVSPVDGRYGSKTIALRSIFSEFGLLKYRSIVEIRWLQKLAATDAIKEVPAFSAEANQFLDDLAANFSEEDAARIKEIERTTNHDVKAVEYFLKEKVADIPELHAVNEFLHFACTSEDINNTSHALMLKEARDEVILPEIKNIIDAIKALAVEYRDIPLLSRTHGQPASPSTMGKEMANVAYRMERQYKQIANVEILGKINGAVGNYNAHLSAYPELDWHKFSEEFITESLGVTWNPYTTQIEPHDYIAELFDAVARFNTILIDFDRDVWGYIALGHFKQKTIAGEIGSSTMPHKVNPIDFENSEGNLGLANAVFGHLAQKLPISRWQRDLTDSTVLRNLGVGVGYAIIAYTSTLKGISKLEVNREALLAELDQNWEVLAEPVQTVMRRYGIEKPYEKLKELTRGKRVDGEAMRNFIDSLELPEHEKARLKEMTPANYIGQAIELTDKL; from the coding sequence ATGGAACTGTCAGCACTGACTGCTGTTTCACCAGTAGACGGCCGTTACGGAAGTAAGACGATTGCACTTCGCAGCATTTTTAGCGAATTTGGCCTTCTAAAGTACCGCTCTATCGTTGAAATTCGTTGGCTACAGAAGCTTGCTGCAACTGATGCAATCAAAGAAGTACCAGCGTTCAGTGCAGAAGCAAACCAGTTTCTTGATGATCTTGCCGCTAACTTCAGTGAAGAAGACGCTGCTCGAATTAAAGAAATCGAGCGTACGACGAACCACGACGTAAAAGCTGTTGAATACTTCCTGAAAGAAAAAGTGGCTGATATCCCAGAACTTCATGCCGTCAATGAATTCCTTCACTTTGCTTGTACTTCAGAAGACATCAACAACACGTCTCACGCGCTAATGCTTAAAGAAGCTCGTGATGAAGTCATTCTTCCTGAGATCAAAAACATCATTGACGCGATTAAAGCACTTGCTGTTGAATACCGCGATATTCCTCTTCTATCTCGTACACACGGCCAGCCAGCTTCTCCATCTACTATGGGTAAAGAAATGGCGAACGTGGCGTACCGTATGGAGCGTCAATACAAGCAAATCGCTAACGTAGAAATCCTAGGTAAGATTAACGGCGCTGTAGGTAACTACAACGCTCACCTATCAGCTTACCCAGAACTAGACTGGCACAAGTTCTCTGAAGAGTTCATCACAGAGTCTCTAGGCGTAACTTGGAACCCTTACACAACTCAGATTGAGCCACATGATTACATCGCAGAACTATTCGATGCGGTTGCACGTTTCAACACCATCTTGATCGACTTTGATCGTGACGTTTGGGGTTACATCGCACTAGGCCACTTTAAGCAGAAGACAATCGCTGGTGAAATCGGTTCTTCTACCATGCCTCACAAAGTTAACCCAATCGACTTTGAAAACTCAGAAGGCAACCTAGGTCTTGCGAACGCGGTATTCGGCCATCTAGCACAAAAATTGCCAATCTCTCGCTGGCAGCGTGACCTGACTGACTCAACCGTTCTACGTAACTTAGGTGTTGGTGTTGGCTACGCAATCATTGCTTACACTTCTACGCTGAAAGGTATCAGCAAGCTAGAAGTTAACCGTGAAGCACTACTTGCTGAACTAGATCAAAACTGGGAAGTTCTTGCTGAACCTGTACAAACTGTTATGCGTCGCTACGGAATCGAGAAGCCATACGAGAAGCTAAAAGAGCTAACTCGTGGTAAACGTGTAGATGGTGAAGCAATGCGTAACTTTATCGACAGTCTTGAGCTACCAGAGCACGAGAAAGCACGTCTAAAAGAGATGACACCTGCCAACTACATCGGCCAAGCCATCGAGCTGACCGACAAACTGTAA
- the hflD gene encoding high frequency lysogenization protein HflD, whose translation MTNALYDRTIAFAGICQAVALVQQVAKNGHCDSDAFETSLKAILNTNPNNTVSVYGRESDLKLGLECLVKGIDSTPSGSEVTRYIISLMALERKLSGRNDAMSQLADRIKMIERQLDHFELLDDQMISNLASVYLDVISPIGPRIQVTGTPSVLQQTGNQHKVRALLLSGIRSAVLWRQVGGKRRHLIFGRKKMVEQAQILLARM comes from the coding sequence GTGACTAACGCTCTTTACGACCGTACCATCGCATTTGCAGGAATATGCCAAGCTGTCGCTCTGGTTCAACAGGTCGCGAAAAACGGTCACTGTGACTCTGATGCATTTGAAACGTCGCTCAAAGCGATCTTAAACACAAACCCAAATAACACCGTCAGTGTTTATGGTCGAGAGTCGGATTTAAAACTTGGCTTAGAATGTTTGGTGAAGGGCATCGATAGCACACCTTCTGGCAGTGAAGTGACTCGCTATATCATCAGCTTGATGGCGCTTGAACGTAAACTGAGTGGACGCAACGATGCGATGTCTCAATTAGCCGACCGAATTAAAATGATAGAGCGACAACTTGATCATTTTGAACTCTTAGATGACCAAATGATAAGCAATCTTGCCAGCGTCTATTTGGATGTCATCAGCCCGATCGGGCCGAGAATTCAGGTAACTGGAACCCCTTCTGTACTGCAACAGACAGGTAACCAACATAAAGTTCGAGCCTTGTTACTATCTGGTATTCGCAGTGCTGTGTTATGGCGCCAAGTAGGCGGAAAGCGTCGCCACCTCATTTTCGGGCGCAAAAAAATGGTTGAACAGGCTCAAATCCTCTTAGCCCGTATGTAA